GGTGATGTTGAACCGTTTGATGTTTATTTACTTTATCCAGAAGAAAGGCTTCCTCAACAACGATACGAATTATCTCAGGAACAAACTCGCACGAATCAAGGATAGAGGAAAGGACCTTTTCTATTCCGATTTTCTCTGTCCGCTTTTCTTTGAGGGATTTGCTAAGAAGGAAAGCGAACGTTCTGCGGAAGCCAGTCAACTTCTAGGCAAAGTGCCTTACCTAAACGGCGGCATATTTCAGAGGCATCAGATTGAAGAATTACACGGCAAAGCTATCCGGATAGCCGACGCCGCATTCGAAAAGCTCTTTGACTTCTTCGACGCATATCAGTGGCATTTGGACGAGCGCCCACTGCGAGCGGACAACGAAATCAACCCGGATGTGTTGGGTTACATATTCGAGAAATATATAAACCAGAAGCAGATGGGCGCGTATTATACCAAAGAGGACATCACTGGGTATATAAGCAAAAACACGGTCATCCCGTTTCTCTTCGACGTAGCCAGGCAGAAATGCAAAATCGCATTTGTAGGAGCGAATGGTGGTTCGACCCGGCTCACCACGGGCGATTCACCCGATACGACGGTCTGGAGATTGCTGCAATCTGATCCCGACCGTTACATTTATGAGGCCGTCAGGCGAGGCGTGATTGATGAAGATGGAAATGTGTTTCCTGAATCCAGTTTGCCCGATTTTGTGCAGAAGGGAATGCATGACCCCAATGCGCGTATGTTCGATAAGCGCTATAACCTCGGCCAAGCAGTTGTACCCGACTCAGAAGGAAATAACCTAGCGCTTCCTACAGAGACTTGGCGTGAATACGTTGAGCGCAGAAAACGCTGTCTTGAGCTAAGAGATAGGTTAGCAAAAGGTGAAATCAGGGACATCAACGACCTTATCACCTACAACCTGGATATCCGTCAATTCGCACAGGACGTGATAGAGAACTGCGAAGGACCGGAATTGCTTCGTGCCTTCTATCATGCAATTGAAAAAGTTACGGTTCTCGACCCCACGTGCGGTTCGGGTGCTTTTCTCTTCGCTGCACTCAATATTCTGGAACCCCTTTACGAGGCCTGCCTTGATCGTATGGAAGCCTTCTTGTCTGACCTGGAGCGTTCGGGCGAGAAGCATCGGCCCGAAAAGTTCAGCGATTTTCGTAAGATTCTGGATCGAGTAGCGCAACATCCCAACCCGCGTTATTTCATCCTTAAATCTATAATCGTAAACAATCTCTTTGGCGTCGACATAATGGAAGAGGCCGTGGAAATATGTAAACTGCGCCTCTTTCTAAAACTCGTGGCGCAGATAGAACGAGTCGAAGATATTGAGCCACTCCCTGATATTGACTTTAACATAAGGGCGGGAAATACGCTTGTCGGGTTCGCAAATTATGATGAGGTTAAACGGGCTGTCACCAGCAAGCTGGATTTCGACAACACGATGGCTCGGATTGAAGAGAAGGCACAGGACATCGACCGTCTGTTTGTACTCTTCCGTCAGCAGCAGACAGAACTGGAAGGAGAAGTAACACCAGAAGACAAGCAGGAACTACGCAACCGGCTGAAGGTACTTGAGGATGAACTCAACCGTTACCTGGCAGGGGAATACGGCATAGACGTAAATAAAAAAGTCGCCTATGAGAAATGGCTTTCTTCTCATAAGCCTTTCCACTGGTTCATTGAATTCTACGGCATAATCAAAAGCGGTGGTTTTGATGTGATTATAGGCAATCCGCCATATGTTGAATATAGTAAGGTCAAAGATGAGTAC
The sequence above is drawn from the Thermodesulfobacteriota bacterium genome and encodes:
- a CDS encoding DNA methyltransferase; protein product: MKLDIPRTRNLLQQSDFKRLFIEELGWDQYASKLDITVDGQNFTLGAIAEKRGMVAFQCNALPDYNVRRKIEREVAKSAHEHLIIYTDPALTNQIWQWVKREAGKPKACREHHYHRNQSGDALIQKLRALVFTLEDEENLTIVDVAARARSAFDVERVTRRFYDRFKTEHSAFLKFLKGIPDEDMLKWYASVMLNRLMFIYFIQKKGFLNNDTNYLRNKLARIKDRGKDLFYSDFLCPLFFEGFAKKESERSAEASQLLGKVPYLNGGIFQRHQIEELHGKAIRIADAAFEKLFDFFDAYQWHLDERPLRADNEINPDVLGYIFEKYINQKQMGAYYTKEDITGYISKNTVIPFLFDVARQKCKIAFVGANGGSTRLTTGDSPDTTVWRLLQSDPDRYIYEAVRRGVIDEDGNVFPESSLPDFVQKGMHDPNARMFDKRYNLGQAVVPDSEGNNLALPTETWREYVERRKRCLELRDRLAKGEIRDINDLITYNLDIRQFAQDVIENCEGPELLRAFYHAIEKVTVLDPTCGSGAFLFAALNILEPLYEACLDRMEAFLSDLERSGEKHRPEKFSDFRKILDRVAQHPNPRYFILKSIIVNNLFGVDIMEEAVEICKLRLFLKLVAQIERVEDIEPLPDIDFNIRAGNTLVGFANYDEVKRAVTSKLDFDNTMARIEEKAQDIDRLFVLFRQQQTELEGEVTPEDKQELRNRLKVLEDELNRYLAGEYGIDVNKKVAYEKWLSSHKPFHWFIEFYGIIKSGGFDVIIGNPPYVEYSKVKDEYTIKGYETESCGNLYAFVMERSLSILNTSGRFGMIAPVSLGSTPRMLPLRRMLTNNASHIYYSNFADRPSCLFIGVHQILSICVMEKSSNGNSFLMSSGFNHWLNDERNFLFENLIYVQSEEHIIDGAWGKFSDLIELRIFSRIKAQKKNITSYYSRQGKLLAVSGGTGGYWLRAFDVPQQSNEYRQYFVADKDTRLALCAILNSNAFYWLWRKYSDCRHLTKSDMAKFTIDFDTAIPRSLVTIGEKQILALKGTKETRYGKMTYEQYRPSRTKLFIDSIDRVLAQHYGFTDEELDFIINYDIKYRMGLGTEEESGE